In Rahnella variigena, one DNA window encodes the following:
- the pta gene encoding phosphate acetyltransferase, giving the protein MLIPTGTSVGLTSVSLGVIRAMEQKGVSLSIFKPIAQPRAGGDAPDQTTTIIRANSTVTAAEPLKMSHVETLLSSNQQDVLMEEIIARYHENTKDAEVVLVEGLVPTRKHQFANALNYEIAKTLNAEIVFVLALGNDSPAQLKERIELARSSFGGSKNKNITGVIINKLNAPVDDQGRTRPDLSEIFDDSTKASVANIDPTQLFANSPLPVLGCIPWSFELIATRAIDMAKHLNARIINEGDVKTRRVKSVTFCARSIPHMLEHFRPGSLLVTSADRPDVLVSACLAAMNGVEIGAILLTGGYEIDERINSLCERAFQTGLPVFMVDTNTWQTSLSLQSFNLEVPADDHQRVEKLQQYVASHINADWINSLSAHSERSRRLSPPAFRYQLTELARKAGKRIVLPEGDEPRTVKAAALCAERGIAECVLLGNPDEIKRVAAAQGVTLGKGIEIVDPVVVREEYVARLVELRKSKGMTEVVAREQLEDNVVLGTLMLEQGNVDGLVSGAVHTTANTIRPPLQLIKTAPGSSLVSSVFFMLLPDQVLVYGDCAINPDPTAEQLSEIAIQSADSAAAFGIEPRVAMISYSTGNSGAGSDVEKVREATRLAQEKRPDLIIDGPLQYDAAIMADVAKSKAPNSPVAGKATVFIFPDLNTGNTTYKAVQRSADLVSIGPMLQGMRKPVNDLSRGALVDDIVYTVALTAIQSAQAEAAVQAK; this is encoded by the coding sequence TCGCTCAACCGCGTGCTGGCGGCGATGCTCCTGACCAGACCACCACCATCATTCGTGCTAACTCTACCGTGACTGCAGCTGAACCGCTGAAAATGAGCCACGTTGAAACGCTGCTGAGCTCCAACCAGCAGGACGTGCTGATGGAAGAGATCATCGCGCGTTACCATGAAAATACCAAAGACGCAGAAGTGGTGCTGGTGGAAGGTTTAGTGCCTACCCGTAAACACCAGTTCGCCAACGCGCTGAACTATGAAATCGCTAAAACCCTGAACGCAGAAATCGTCTTCGTTCTGGCGCTGGGCAATGATTCTCCTGCGCAGCTCAAAGAACGTATCGAACTGGCCCGTTCCAGCTTCGGCGGCAGCAAAAATAAAAACATCACCGGCGTTATCATTAACAAACTGAATGCACCGGTTGATGATCAGGGTCGTACCCGTCCTGATCTGTCTGAAATCTTTGATGATTCAACCAAAGCCAGCGTGGCAAATATCGACCCGACTCAGCTGTTCGCCAACAGCCCGCTGCCGGTTCTGGGTTGCATTCCATGGAGCTTCGAGCTGATTGCCACCCGCGCAATCGACATGGCCAAGCACCTGAACGCCCGCATCATCAACGAAGGCGACGTTAAAACCCGCCGCGTGAAATCCGTGACTTTCTGCGCACGCAGCATTCCTCATATGCTGGAGCATTTCCGTCCGGGTTCCCTGCTGGTCACTTCTGCTGACCGTCCGGACGTGCTGGTTTCAGCCTGTCTGGCCGCCATGAATGGCGTAGAAATCGGTGCGATCCTGCTGACCGGCGGCTACGAAATTGATGAGCGCATCAACAGCCTGTGCGAACGCGCCTTCCAGACCGGCCTGCCAGTCTTCATGGTAGATACCAACACCTGGCAGACGTCCCTGAGCCTGCAAAGCTTCAACCTGGAAGTTCCTGCAGATGACCATCAGCGCGTAGAGAAACTGCAGCAGTACGTGGCGTCTCACATCAATGCTGACTGGATCAATTCCCTGAGCGCCCACTCCGAGCGTTCACGTCGTCTGTCTCCGCCAGCCTTCCGTTATCAGCTGACCGAACTGGCACGTAAAGCCGGTAAACGCATCGTTCTGCCAGAAGGCGACGAGCCACGCACCGTGAAAGCGGCAGCGCTGTGTGCTGAACGTGGTATCGCGGAATGCGTTCTGTTGGGTAATCCTGACGAGATCAAACGCGTTGCAGCGGCTCAGGGTGTGACGCTGGGTAAAGGCATCGAAATCGTTGATCCGGTTGTTGTGCGCGAAGAATACGTGGCACGTCTGGTTGAATTGCGTAAAAGCAAAGGCATGACCGAAGTGGTTGCGCGCGAACAACTGGAAGATAACGTGGTTCTGGGCACGCTGATGCTGGAACAAGGTAACGTTGACGGTCTGGTTTCCGGTGCTGTTCACACCACCGCAAACACCATCCGTCCACCGTTGCAGTTGATCAAAACCGCGCCGGGCAGCTCACTGGTTTCTTCTGTGTTCTTCATGCTGCTGCCCGACCAGGTTCTGGTGTATGGCGACTGTGCGATCAACCCGGATCCAACTGCTGAGCAACTGTCTGAAATCGCGATCCAGTCTGCGGATTCCGCTGCGGCATTCGGTATCGAACCACGCGTTGCGATGATCTCCTACTCAACCGGTAACTCCGGCGCAGGTAGCGATGTCGAGAAAGTGCGTGAAGCTACCCGTCTGGCCCAGGAAAAACGACCAGATCTTATCATCGATGGTCCGCTGCAATACGACGCCGCAATCATGGCTGACGTTGCAAAATCCAAAGCGCCAAACTCGCCGGTTGCGGGTAAAGCGACCGTGTTCATCTTCCCAGACCTGAACACCGGTAACACCACGTATAAAGCGGTACAGCGCTCTGCGGATCTGGTCTCTATCGGGCCGATGCTGCAAGGTATGCGTAAACCGGTTAACGACCTGTCCCGTGGCGCACTGGTAGACGATATCGTCTACACCGTGGCACTGACCGCGATTCAGTCTGCTCAGGCAGAAGCTGCGGTTCAGGCTAAATAA
- a CDS encoding transketolase family protein has translation MFEVSLELQKDVVEMRKVYANTMREKIVENTPIIALEADLMSSMAMDGVHKDHPDHVINCGIMEANVIGVAAGLSLTGRVPFVHTFTAFASRRCFDQLFMSLDYQKNNVKIIASDAGVSACHNGGTHMSFEDMGIVRGLANSVVMEVTDAVMFRNILLQLMDQKGFYWVRTIRKQATQVYQEGSTFTIGKANLLRDGTDVTLIANGIMVAEALKAAEMLEREGVSAAVIDMFTLKPIDRNIIIKYAAKTGKIVTCENHSIHNGLGSAVAEVLVENQPVPMRRVGVKERYGQVGTQEFLQQEYGLTAEHILEAAKTLL, from the coding sequence ATGTTTGAAGTCTCTCTTGAATTACAAAAAGACGTGGTGGAAATGCGCAAAGTTTACGCCAATACCATGCGTGAAAAGATTGTGGAAAATACGCCGATTATTGCGCTTGAAGCCGACCTGATGAGCTCGATGGCGATGGACGGCGTGCATAAAGATCATCCTGATCATGTGATTAACTGCGGCATTATGGAAGCCAATGTGATCGGCGTTGCAGCAGGTTTGTCGCTGACCGGTCGCGTGCCGTTTGTGCATACTTTTACCGCGTTCGCCAGCCGCCGCTGTTTCGATCAATTATTTATGTCGCTGGATTATCAGAAGAATAACGTCAAAATTATCGCGTCAGATGCGGGCGTCAGCGCCTGTCATAACGGTGGCACGCATATGTCGTTTGAGGATATGGGCATCGTGCGCGGGCTGGCAAATTCCGTAGTCATGGAAGTGACGGATGCGGTGATGTTCCGCAATATCCTGTTGCAGCTGATGGATCAGAAAGGTTTCTACTGGGTGCGAACCATACGCAAACAGGCCACGCAGGTTTATCAGGAAGGGTCGACGTTCACCATCGGCAAAGCTAATCTGCTGCGGGACGGTACTGACGTTACGCTGATCGCCAACGGGATTATGGTTGCCGAAGCGCTGAAAGCGGCAGAAATGCTGGAACGCGAAGGCGTCAGTGCGGCAGTCATCGACATGTTCACCCTCAAGCCGATTGATAGAAACATTATCATCAAATACGCCGCGAAAACGGGCAAAATTGTGACCTGTGAAAACCACAGTATTCACAACGGGCTGGGATCGGCGGTAGCGGAAGTGCTGGTGGAAAACCAGCCGGTGCCAATGCGCCGTGTGGGCGTGAAAGAGCGTTACGGTCAGGTAGGAACGCAGGAGTTCTTGCAGCAGGAATATGGCCTGACGGCTGAACATATTCTTGAAGCCGCGAAAACGTTGCTCTGA
- a CDS encoding transketolase yields the protein MKDVQEVRDLARHIRIETLKMLTGLGFGHYGGSMSVVETLAVLYGDVMRIDPKKPDWQDRDYFVLSKGHAGPALYATLALKGYFPVSELQTLNQNGTRLPSHPDRLRTTGVDATTGSLGQGVSIAAGMALSHKLAGRSNRVFCILGDGELNEGQCWEAFQFIAHHNLHNLTLFIDYNKQQLDGTLDEVIKPFDLAGKFSAFGFDVETIKGDDIVAISEAVTPVRHAEQRPLVVILDSIKGQGVKYLEQLANSHHLRLTPDVKLEIENAIAELEATHV from the coding sequence ATGAAAGATGTCCAGGAGGTTCGTGATCTGGCCCGCCATATCCGCATCGAGACGCTGAAAATGTTGACCGGTCTGGGATTCGGGCACTATGGCGGCAGCATGTCAGTGGTGGAAACGCTGGCGGTTCTGTATGGCGATGTCATGCGCATCGACCCGAAAAAACCAGACTGGCAGGATCGCGATTATTTCGTGTTATCCAAAGGCCATGCGGGACCGGCGCTGTATGCGACGCTGGCGCTGAAAGGCTATTTCCCGGTCAGTGAATTGCAAACACTGAACCAGAATGGCACCCGGTTACCGAGCCATCCGGACAGGCTGCGCACCACCGGCGTCGATGCTACCACCGGTTCGCTGGGGCAGGGCGTTTCCATCGCTGCAGGCATGGCGCTTTCGCATAAACTGGCCGGTCGCAGCAACCGTGTATTCTGCATTCTTGGCGACGGCGAACTCAACGAAGGCCAGTGCTGGGAAGCCTTCCAGTTTATTGCGCACCACAATTTGCACAATCTGACGCTGTTCATCGATTACAACAAACAGCAACTCGACGGCACGCTGGATGAAGTCATTAAACCGTTTGATCTGGCCGGAAAATTCAGTGCGTTTGGTTTCGATGTTGAGACCATTAAAGGCGATGACATTGTAGCGATAAGCGAGGCGGTCACACCGGTTCGTCACGCCGAACAGCGTCCGCTGGTGGTGATACTCGACAGTATCAAAGGGCAGGGCGTGAAGTATCTCGAACAACTGGCGAACTCGCACCATCTGCGGTTGACCCCGGATGTGAAACTGGAAATCGAAAACGCTATCGCTGAGCTGGAGGCCACCCATGTTTGA
- a CDS encoding PTS ascorbate transporter subunit IIC: MFIQETLKFVVDILKVPSVLVGLIALIGLVAQKKNFSDVVKGTVKTILGFLVLGGGATVLVGSLNPLGGMFEHAFNIQGIIPNNEAIVSIALEKFGAPTALIMAFGMVANLIVARFTRLKYVFLTGHHTFYMACMISVILTVAGFEGVALVFTGSLTLGLIMAFFPALAQRYMRKITGSDDVAFGHFGTIGYVLSGWIGSKVGKGSRSTEEMNLPKNLSFLRDSSISISLTMIIIYLIMAVFAGQVFVEATYSAGQNYLVYAIIMAITFAAGVFIILQGVRLILAEIVPAFVGFSEKLVPNARPALDCPVVYPYAPNAVLIGFLFSFLGGLVGLFLLGQMHLVLILPGVVPHFFTGATAGVFGNATGGRRGAMVGAFANGILITFLPVLLLPVLGALGFANATFSDADFGVIGILLGNLARFMSKEGIMALIVGIFAVLVAWNYLGKKPVAEKEVTEK, translated from the coding sequence ATGTTTATCCAGGAAACGCTCAAGTTTGTGGTTGATATATTAAAAGTGCCTTCCGTACTGGTGGGGCTTATCGCATTAATCGGCCTGGTCGCGCAAAAGAAAAACTTTTCTGATGTGGTCAAAGGGACGGTAAAAACAATACTGGGCTTTTTAGTATTGGGCGGTGGTGCCACGGTATTAGTCGGCTCTCTTAATCCATTAGGCGGTATGTTTGAACACGCCTTTAATATCCAGGGTATTATTCCAAATAACGAAGCCATTGTTTCCATTGCGCTGGAGAAATTCGGTGCGCCGACCGCTTTAATCATGGCGTTCGGTATGGTGGCAAACCTGATTGTGGCGCGTTTCACCCGGCTGAAATATGTCTTCCTGACCGGACATCACACGTTCTATATGGCCTGTATGATCAGCGTCATTCTGACCGTTGCCGGTTTTGAAGGGGTTGCTCTTGTCTTCACCGGTTCCCTGACGCTCGGCCTTATCATGGCGTTCTTCCCGGCGCTGGCGCAGCGTTATATGCGCAAAATCACCGGCAGCGATGACGTGGCGTTCGGCCATTTCGGCACCATCGGTTACGTCTTATCAGGCTGGATCGGCAGTAAAGTTGGCAAAGGTTCACGTTCTACGGAAGAAATGAATCTGCCGAAAAACCTGAGCTTCCTGCGCGACAGTTCCATTTCAATCTCCCTCACCATGATCATTATCTATCTGATCATGGCGGTGTTCGCCGGTCAGGTCTTTGTTGAAGCGACCTACAGCGCGGGCCAGAACTATCTGGTGTACGCCATCATCATGGCGATTACCTTTGCGGCGGGTGTGTTCATCATTCTGCAGGGTGTGCGTCTCATCCTCGCAGAAATTGTCCCGGCATTCGTCGGCTTCTCTGAAAAACTGGTGCCAAATGCCCGTCCGGCGCTGGACTGTCCGGTGGTTTATCCGTACGCACCAAATGCTGTGCTGATTGGCTTCCTGTTCAGTTTCCTCGGCGGTCTGGTCGGCCTGTTCCTGTTAGGGCAAATGCATCTGGTGCTGATCCTGCCGGGCGTGGTGCCGCACTTCTTCACTGGTGCAACAGCGGGTGTGTTCGGTAATGCGACCGGCGGACGTCGTGGCGCGATGGTCGGGGCGTTTGCTAACGGCATACTGATTACCTTCCTGCCGGTTCTGTTGTTGCCGGTGCTGGGTGCGCTGGGCTTTGCTAATGCAACGTTCTCTGACGCGGACTTCGGCGTTATCGGCATCCTGCTGGGCAATCTGGCGCGCTTCATGTCCAAGGAAGGCATCATGGCGCTGATCGTCGGTATCTTCGCGGTACTGGTTGCCTGGAACTATCTCGGTAAAAAACCGGTAGCTGAGAAAGAAGTCACAGAGAAGTAA
- a CDS encoding PTS sugar transporter subunit IIB yields MKIMAICGSGLGSSFMVEMNIKKVLKKLNIQADVQHSDLSSAIPGEADLFVMAKDIAASASIPANQLVVITNIIDINELETKLIAHFEKHPVS; encoded by the coding sequence ATGAAAATTATGGCGATTTGCGGTTCCGGTTTAGGCAGCAGCTTTATGGTTGAAATGAACATTAAAAAAGTGCTGAAGAAACTGAATATTCAGGCGGATGTTCAGCACTCTGATTTGTCTTCTGCCATTCCCGGTGAAGCTGACCTGTTCGTGATGGCGAAAGACATCGCTGCCAGCGCCAGCATCCCGGCAAATCAGTTAGTGGTGATCACTAACATTATTGATATCAATGAACTCGAAACCAAACTGATTGCGCATTTTGAAAAACACCCAGTGTCCTGA
- a CDS encoding PTS sugar transporter subunit IIA: MLNDWLTSERIQIRTDITDWRQAVEVSAEPLLKEGTITPDYLTAIFAQREKLGPYFVLAPGIAMPHARPEEGVNGLGLSLLTLPQGVKFNSEDNDPVYTVVMLSAPDKHSHIELISELAELFSSDEDMQKIHQAKSISEIQDVISRY; this comes from the coding sequence ATGCTGAATGATTGGCTGACATCTGAACGAATTCAGATCAGAACGGATATCACGGACTGGCGGCAGGCAGTGGAAGTGAGCGCTGAGCCACTGCTGAAAGAAGGGACAATTACCCCGGATTACCTGACCGCAATTTTTGCGCAGCGGGAAAAGTTGGGGCCGTATTTTGTTCTGGCGCCGGGCATCGCCATGCCACATGCCAGACCGGAAGAGGGAGTTAATGGACTGGGGTTATCGCTGCTGACGTTACCGCAGGGGGTGAAATTTAATTCAGAGGATAACGATCCGGTGTATACGGTCGTCATGTTATCCGCACCTGATAAGCACAGTCATATTGAGCTAATTTCTGAGCTGGCTGAATTATTTTCCAGTGATGAAGATATGCAGAAAATCCATCAGGCGAAAAGCATCAGTGAAATACAGGATGTGATTTCCCGCTATTAA
- a CDS encoding LacI family DNA-binding transcriptional regulator, translating to MSINKKRRSTGRVTLADVAQLAGVGSMTVSRALRTPEQVSDKLREKIEEAVSQLGYLPNQAASSLASASSNTIAMIVPSLSESGCAEMFAGLQKVLQPAGYQIMLAESQHRMEREEKLLETLLSYNLAAAILLSVEHSANVRQWLDNLTIPVLEIGALTDSPIDMNIGIDYVEAMFQLTQTVVAKGYQNIGMLCANQEQWIFQQHLQGWRKAMLKAHMSPHRVINAAEPACFSTGAQQLPEFLLAWPELDALVCVSDDLACGALYECQRRRIKVPDDLAVVGFGNSDVSKVCQPPLTTIAIPHKEIGVRAAQALLARINDEEWEEVTIASSLCKRDSC from the coding sequence ATGTCCATTAACAAGAAAAGACGCAGTACCGGAAGAGTCACACTGGCGGATGTCGCGCAGCTGGCCGGCGTAGGCAGCATGACCGTTTCCCGCGCGCTGCGAACGCCGGAGCAGGTTTCCGACAAGCTGCGGGAAAAAATCGAAGAAGCCGTCAGTCAGCTGGGTTATCTGCCTAATCAGGCCGCGAGTTCACTGGCTTCTGCCTCGTCCAATACCATTGCGATGATTGTGCCCAGCCTGTCTGAATCTGGCTGCGCGGAGATGTTTGCCGGATTGCAAAAAGTGCTGCAACCGGCGGGATACCAGATCATGCTGGCCGAGTCCCAGCACCGGATGGAGCGTGAGGAAAAGCTGCTGGAAACGCTGCTGTCGTACAACCTGGCGGCGGCTATTTTGCTTTCCGTCGAGCACTCCGCGAATGTCAGGCAATGGCTTGATAATCTGACCATTCCGGTTCTGGAAATCGGTGCGCTGACCGATTCACCTATCGACATGAATATTGGTATTGATTACGTCGAGGCGATGTTTCAGCTGACGCAGACCGTGGTGGCAAAGGGTTACCAGAACATCGGCATGCTGTGTGCTAATCAGGAACAGTGGATTTTCCAGCAGCATTTGCAGGGCTGGCGAAAAGCGATGCTGAAAGCGCACATGTCGCCGCACCGGGTGATTAATGCCGCGGAACCTGCCTGTTTTTCTACCGGAGCCCAGCAACTGCCTGAGTTTCTGCTGGCCTGGCCTGAACTCGACGCGCTGGTATGTGTGTCAGACGATCTCGCCTGCGGTGCGCTGTATGAATGTCAGCGCAGAAGAATCAAAGTGCCGGACGATCTGGCTGTGGTCGGTTTTGGTAATTCGGACGTCAGCAAAGTCTGTCAGCCACCGCTGACCACCATTGCTATTCCGCATAAGGAAATCGGGGTGCGTGCGGCACAGGCGCTACTGGCGAGGATTAATGATGAGGAATGGGAAGAGGTGACGATCGCATCGTCATTGTGCAAGCGGGACAGTTGCTAA
- the yfcD gene encoding NUDIX hydrolase YfcD, with protein MSEQEQNISTDEWVDIVNEDNEVIAQASRQQMRAQVLRHRASYIVVHDGMGNILIQRRTETKDFYPGWLDATAGGVVQSGENILDSARREAEEELGIAGVPFAEHGQFYFEEENKCRVWGALFSCVSHGPFALQEEEIDAVRWMTPEEITARCDEFTPDSLKALSLWMTRNNEKEHGKPLTREEATPAVESVKANEDSSTEDDI; from the coding sequence ATGTCAGAACAAGAGCAAAACATCAGTACGGATGAGTGGGTTGATATCGTCAACGAAGATAACGAAGTCATTGCCCAGGCCAGCCGACAACAAATGCGCGCTCAGGTCCTGCGTCACCGTGCCAGCTATATCGTGGTTCATGACGGCATGGGAAATATTTTGATTCAGCGCCGGACTGAAACCAAAGATTTCTACCCTGGCTGGCTGGATGCAACGGCCGGTGGCGTGGTGCAAAGCGGTGAAAATATTCTGGATTCAGCGCGTCGTGAAGCCGAAGAAGAGTTAGGCATTGCCGGTGTGCCTTTTGCCGAGCACGGTCAGTTCTACTTCGAGGAAGAGAACAAATGCCGCGTCTGGGGCGCACTGTTCAGTTGCGTATCCCATGGACCGTTCGCGTTGCAGGAAGAAGAAATCGACGCAGTGCGCTGGATGACTCCGGAAGAAATCACTGCGCGCTGTGATGAATTTACGCCTGATTCTCTGAAAGCACTGTCATTGTGGATGACGCGCAATAACGAGAAAGAACACGGTAAGCCTCTGACGCGTGAAGAAGCAACACCGGCGGTGGAAAGTGTGAAAGCTAATGAAGATTCGTCGACCGAAGACGATATCTGA
- the yfcG gene encoding GSH-dependent disulfide bond oxidoreductase, which yields MIDLYYAPTPNGHKISLFLEESGLPYRLYRIDMSAGEQFRPEFLAISPNNKIPAIVDNQPVDGGAPLSVFESGAILQYLAEKTGKFLSQELRERTITLQWLTWQVAGFGPMLGQNHHFTHYAPQPVPYAIERFLQETRRLYGVLNRQLEKNAYIAGENYSIADIATYPWVVAHERQRVDLAEFPAVRNWFERVKSRPATQKAYALAQA from the coding sequence ATGATCGATCTCTATTACGCACCCACACCCAACGGTCACAAAATTTCTCTTTTTCTTGAAGAGAGTGGGCTGCCCTACCGGCTGTATCGAATTGATATGAGCGCCGGAGAGCAATTCAGGCCTGAATTCCTGGCCATTTCTCCCAACAATAAAATCCCGGCCATTGTTGATAATCAACCCGTGGATGGCGGCGCACCGCTCAGCGTCTTTGAGTCTGGCGCAATTTTGCAATATCTGGCAGAAAAAACCGGCAAATTCCTCAGCCAGGAACTGCGCGAAAGAACGATCACGCTGCAATGGCTGACCTGGCAGGTTGCCGGATTCGGCCCGATGCTGGGTCAGAATCATCATTTCACCCACTACGCCCCGCAGCCTGTGCCTTATGCCATCGAACGTTTCCTGCAGGAAACCCGGCGGTTGTATGGGGTGCTGAACCGCCAGCTGGAGAAAAATGCCTATATCGCGGGTGAGAATTACAGCATTGCTGATATTGCCACTTACCCGTGGGTGGTGGCGCATGAGCGCCAGCGCGTTGATCTGGCGGAGTTTCCTGCCGTGCGCAACTGGTTTGAGCGGGTGAAAAGCCGTCCGGCGACGCAAAAAGCCTATGCGTTGGCGCAGGCATAA
- a CDS encoding TIGR01777 family oxidoreductase yields MKVLITGATGLIGRKLTGRLLEQSHQITALSRAPERAAKLLGSQVQVWETLEGKTTLDGFDAVINLAGEPIADKRWTKEHKARLCESRWQLTEKLATLINASQTPPSVFISGSAVGYYGDQGQALVPEDEPPNKQFTWQLCARWEALAMSAQSPSTRVCLLRTGIVLAEKGGALAKIVLPFRAGLGGPIGDGQQYMPWIHINDMIDGILFLLAHETLSGPFNMVSPYPARNEQFSALLGQVLHRPAFMRAPAPVVRLLMGESAVLVLGGQRAVPRRLEAAGFEFKHQELKEALEDLLA; encoded by the coding sequence ATGAAAGTCCTGATAACCGGCGCAACCGGGCTCATCGGTCGAAAACTCACCGGGCGACTTCTTGAACAATCTCATCAGATTACCGCACTGAGCCGCGCCCCTGAACGAGCGGCGAAGCTGTTAGGCTCGCAGGTTCAGGTATGGGAAACGCTGGAAGGCAAAACCACCCTCGACGGTTTCGACGCCGTCATCAACCTTGCCGGTGAGCCGATCGCGGACAAACGCTGGACGAAAGAACACAAAGCCCGGTTATGTGAAAGCCGCTGGCAGCTCACTGAAAAACTGGCGACGCTGATTAATGCCAGTCAGACGCCACCTTCAGTCTTCATTTCCGGTTCAGCGGTCGGGTATTACGGCGATCAGGGGCAGGCGCTGGTGCCGGAAGATGAGCCGCCGAACAAGCAATTTACCTGGCAACTGTGCGCCCGCTGGGAAGCCCTTGCAATGTCCGCACAAAGCCCGTCCACGCGAGTTTGTCTGCTGCGAACCGGGATCGTACTGGCCGAAAAAGGCGGTGCGCTGGCAAAAATAGTGCTGCCCTTCCGCGCCGGTCTCGGTGGCCCGATCGGCGATGGTCAGCAATATATGCCGTGGATCCACATCAATGACATGATTGACGGGATCCTTTTCCTCCTCGCCCACGAAACGCTCTCAGGGCCGTTCAATATGGTATCGCCTTATCCGGCACGTAATGAACAATTCAGCGCCCTGCTCGGGCAAGTCCTCCACCGTCCGGCGTTTATGCGCGCACCTGCGCCTGTGGTTCGTTTGCTGATGGGTGAATCAGCAGTGCTGGTGCTGGGAGGTCAGCGAGCCGTGCCACGCAGACTGGAGGCCGCAGGGTTTGAATTTAAGCATCAGGAATTGAAGGAAGCACTGGAGGATTTGCTGGCGTGA
- a CDS encoding ABC transporter substrate-binding protein: MKHNILKISTGLLALAITGGVSAKTLVYCSEGSPEQFNPQLYTSGTSVDASAAPIYNRLVDFKIGTTELIPSLAESWDVSADGKTYTFHLRKGVKFQSNKLFKPTRDFNADDVIFSFMRQKDENNPYHKISGGTYLNFDSLKMGDLIGSIDKVDDYTVRFNLTRPEAPFVADLAWYFASILSAEYADQMLKAGTPEKVDQDPVGTGPFELMQYQKDTRLLYKAFPEYWQGKSKIDRLVYTITPDASMRLAKLEKNECQVMPFPNPADLERMRANKDINLMSKAGLNTGFLSFNTQKAPLDNVKVRLALTMAINKPQIIEAVFHGTGTVAKTLLPTGVWSYNDKLVDYDYSPEKAKALLAEAGMPNGFDIDLWAMPVQRPYNPNARRMAEMIQADWAKIGVKAHIVSYEWGEYQTRIRNGEHMAALMGWTTANGDPDNFFGPLFTCNAAKGGSNSAKWCYAPFDKLITEAKETTDHAKRVALYEQAQQMMHDQAPAVMIAHSTIFEPVRKEVTGYEVDPFGKHVFYQVDVKE; the protein is encoded by the coding sequence ATGAAACACAACATATTAAAAATAAGCACAGGTTTACTGGCGCTGGCCATCACAGGTGGCGTTTCTGCAAAAACGCTGGTGTATTGTTCTGAAGGTTCGCCTGAGCAATTCAACCCGCAACTTTACACCTCTGGCACCTCTGTGGATGCCAGCGCGGCGCCAATTTATAACCGTCTGGTGGATTTTAAAATCGGTACCACGGAGCTGATCCCTAGCCTGGCGGAAAGCTGGGATGTCAGTGCGGACGGTAAAACCTATACCTTCCATTTGCGCAAGGGCGTGAAATTCCAGAGCAACAAACTGTTCAAGCCGACGCGCGACTTCAACGCCGACGACGTGATCTTCTCGTTCATGCGTCAGAAAGACGAAAATAACCCGTACCATAAAATTTCCGGCGGCACCTACCTGAATTTCGACAGCCTGAAAATGGGTGACCTTATCGGCAGCATTGATAAGGTGGATGACTACACTGTCCGCTTCAATCTGACCCGTCCGGAAGCGCCATTCGTGGCGGATCTGGCGTGGTATTTCGCATCGATTCTCTCTGCGGAATATGCCGATCAGATGCTTAAAGCCGGCACGCCGGAAAAGGTCGATCAGGATCCTGTCGGAACCGGACCGTTCGAGCTGATGCAATACCAGAAAGACACGCGTCTGCTGTACAAGGCGTTCCCTGAATACTGGCAGGGCAAATCTAAGATTGACCGTCTGGTGTATACCATCACCCCTGATGCTTCGATGCGTCTTGCTAAACTTGAGAAAAACGAGTGTCAGGTGATGCCGTTCCCGAATCCGGCCGATCTTGAGCGTATGCGTGCAAATAAAGACATCAATCTGATGAGCAAGGCTGGCCTTAACACCGGTTTCCTCTCGTTCAACACGCAGAAAGCGCCACTGGATAATGTGAAAGTACGGCTGGCGCTGACCATGGCGATTAACAAACCGCAAATCATCGAAGCGGTATTCCATGGCACCGGAACCGTGGCCAAAACGCTGCTGCCGACCGGTGTCTGGAGCTATAACGACAAGCTGGTGGATTACGATTATTCGCCTGAGAAAGCCAAAGCGCTGCTGGCCGAAGCCGGAATGCCGAACGGTTTTGATATCGACTTGTGGGCGATGCCGGTTCAGCGTCCCTATAATCCGAATGCCCGTCGCATGGCGGAGATGATCCAGGCGGACTGGGCGAAAATCGGCGTCAAAGCGCATATCGTCAGTTACGAATGGGGCGAATATCAGACCCGCATCCGTAACGGCGAGCACATGGCGGCTCTGATGGGCTGGACGACGGCGAACGGTGACCCGGATAACTTCTTCGGTCCGCTGTTTACCTGTAACGCCGCGAAGGGCGGTTCGAACTCAGCCAAATGGTGTTACGCACCGTTCGATAAGCTGATTACCGAAGCGAAAGAAACCACCGATCATGCAAAACGCGTCGCACTTTACGAGCAGGCGCAGCAGATGATGCACGATCAGGCCCCTGCGGTGATGATCGCCCACTCGACCATTTTCGAACCGGTCCGCAAAGAAGTGACCGGCTATGAAGTGGATCCGTTTGGGAAACATGTTTTTTATCAGGTGGATGTGAAGGAGTAG